A stretch of DNA from Terriglobales bacterium:
GCTCGGGGCCGCGCGGGCTCGCTCGGGATGACAATCAGAAAGAGTAAGGCGCTTATGGCACGACTGAAGTCGTGCCCGTCCGAACGCAGATTCGACGACGGCTAGGTCGGCAAGTGCGGTAGGCTGCGGGTGATGTAGTCGGTCATGGTGAGCGCCAACAGAATGCCAAGCCAGAAGAAGCCGGCCAGAATCACCACCCAGGTGAGCTTGCTGCCATAGCGCACGTGCATGAAATAAAGGATGACGAGCACGGCCTTGGTGGTCGCGATTCCCAGGGCAACGGCGGCGTTGAACGGTCCCAGGTTGATGAACGCCACGCGTACGGTGACCGCGGTCAGCACCATCAGGGTGGCGAATATCGCGAAATAGACCTTCAAGGGAACAACGTGTCCGCTCATGGATGCACCCCTACGTGCCGCGTGATGAGGTAGAGCAGCGGGAACAGGAAGATCCAGACGATATCCACGAAGTGCCAGTAGAGCCCGGCATATTCGACGGGCGCAAAATATTCGGGCGAATAACGGCCGTGCCGTGCCTTCCACACCAGCACGCTCAACACGCCGATGCCAATGATCATGTGCAACGCGTGCATGCCGGTCATGGCGAAGTACAGCGAGAAGAACAACTGCACTTCGCCCAGTTCGACGCCGTGGATCTGGGTGGAGCGCAGCATGGTGGCTTCTTCGTGGAAGTGGCGCAGCTCTTCGCTGCCGAAGCGGAAGGAAGGTCCGGGAACGTGGTGCTCCTCGAACTTGTGGGTGTACTCGACCGCCTTGACGCCGAGGAACGTCGCGCCCAGCAGGATGGTGAGGATCAAGAAACCGACCAGCATGCCGCGCTTGCCGGTTTCCGCGCCATGCACCGCGAGCGCCATGGTGAGACTGCTGCCGATGAGAACGACGGTATTGAACGTGCCCAGGGTCACATCGAGCGTGAGGCTTCCGGCCGCGAAGGAGGCGAAGTACCAGTTGCGGTAGACCAGGTAGACGGTGAACATACCGCCAAAGAACAAAATCTCCGTGATGAGGAACAGCCACATGCCGAGCGTGGAAGCCTGGCGCTGCTGCTCCATGGTCTCGAAGTGGTGCTGGAAGGCGGGATGATGCGCCGCGGTGGTGTGGCTATCCTGCAACCGGCACCTCCTGAGCGGTGTGGTAGGCGTAAGCCTCTTCGGAGACGATGGGAACCTGCTCGAAGTTGTGCGTAGGCGGAGGCGAGGCCATTTGCCATTCCAATCCTCGGGCGTCGAACGGGTTGGGCCCGGCCTCGGGGCCATAGCGCATGGACCACAGCAGGTAGAACAGGGGCAACAGATAGCCAACAGCGAGAATGGAAGCACCGGCGCTGGACATCACGTTGAGCACCTGGAACTCCTCGGGATAAGCGTGATAGCGACGCGGCATCCCCAGATAGCCGAGAACGAACTGCGGGAAGAACGTGAGGTTGAAACCCAAAAAGATGACCAGTGCCGAGAGCTTGGCCCAGCCCTCGGGGTAGAGGCGGCCGGTGATCTTCGGCCACCAGAAGTGCAGGCCGCCGAGATAGCCCATGATGACGCCGCCCACCATGATGTAGTGGAAATGGGCGACGACGAAGTAGGTGTCGGTGACGTGCACGTCCACGCCCAGCGCGGCGAGGAACAAACCTGTCAGCCCGCCGATGGTGAACAACCCCAGGAAGCCGAAGGCGTACAGCATGGGCGTCTGGTAGGAGACCGAGCCCTTGTAAAGCGTGGCCGTCCAGTTGAAGACCTTCACCGCGGAGGGGATCGCGACCAGGTAGCTGAGAATCGAGAAGACCATGGCGGCGTAAACAGACTGGCCGCTGACGAACATGTGGTGTCCCCAGACGAGGAAACCGAACACGGCGATGGCGACGCTGGAAAACGCGACGAAGGTGTAACCGAAGATGCGCTTGCGGGAGAAGGCCGATATCAGCTCGCTCATCACGCCCATCGAGGGCAGGATCATGATGTAGACAGCCGGGTGCGAATAAAACCAGAAGAGATGCTGGAAAAGGATGGGATCGCCACCCAGGCGCGGGTCGAAGATGCCGATGTGGAAGGCGCGCTCCAGGAAGACCAGCACGATGGTGATGGCCAGTACCGGGGTGCCCAGCACCATGATAAGGCTGGCGGCGTAGTTGGCCCAGACGAACAGCGGCAGGCGGAACCAGGTGAGCCCCGGCGCGCGCATGCGATGCACGGTGACGATGAAGTTGAGCCCGGTGAAGATGGAAGAGAAGCCCGCGATGAGGATGCCGAGTGCGGCCGGAATGACCTTGGTGTTCGAATAGGTGGTGGAGAAGGGCGTGTAGAAGGTCCAGCCGGTGTCGATGCCGCCGGTGACGACCGAGTACATCGCGAACATGCCGCCAACCATGAACAGGTACCAACTGGCGAGGTTGAGCTTGGGGAACGCCAGGTCACGGGCGCCGATCATCATGGGAATAAGGAAATTACCCAGCGTCGCCGGCACCGAGGGGATCAAGAAGAAGAACACCATCATGATGCCGTGCATGGTAAAGACCTTGTTGTAGGTGTCCGAGGTCATCATGTCACCGGCGGGCGTGAGCAATTCCAGGCGAATGAGGACGGCAAACAAGCCGCCGAGGGCGAAGAAGAACGTGATGGAGAACAGGTAGAGCAGCGCGATGCGCTTGTGGTCCGTGGTCAACAGCCAGGAGCGGATGCCGTAGTCGGCGTTGAGATAGTGCCGGCGGCGATGGATGGATTCGGCGGTGGTGACGGCGGTACTCATTGCGTTCCTCTGGGTGGCGGAGCGGCCGCGGCCGGCGGGGCGCCGGGCGCTTCCGCCGGCTTCTGCGTCTGCAGCGACTTGATGTAGGCCACCAGTTGCAGCAGTCCTTCTTCGCTGATCTGTCCCTGGAAAGTGGGCATGATGGGCTGGTAGCCCTCGACCACCTTGGCGGCCGGGTTGGTGATGGACTCCCGGATGTAGGTTTCGTCGGCCACCGCCGAACCACCGGCCGCGAACTTCACCGGCTTGCCGAACAGGCCCGCCAGATCGGGGCCGCGGGCGCCGGTATCCGGCCGGTGGCAGGTGTCGCAGGCGAGCTCGCGGAAGAGGCGCTCGCCCGAGGCTGTGAGCGACCCGCCCTGGGCGCCGCCGGCCAGCCAGACCTGGTACTGCGCCGGTTCCATCACCACCACGTGACCGATCATGCCGGAGTGCTTGGTGCCGCAATATTCGGCGCAGAACAGGTGATAACGGCCGACCTTGGTGGGACGGAACCAGATGGTGGTGTAGCGGTTGGGTAGCACGTCCTGTTTCACACGGAAGGCCGGGAAGAACATGCTGTGGATGACGTCCTGGGAGATCATGGTGAGCTTGACGTCGCGGTCCACGGGAACATGCAGCTCGTTGATCTCCCTCTGGCCGCCCACGTGCTCGAACTTCCACATCCACTGTTTGCCGACGGCATAGATCTCCAGCGCGCCGCGGGGAGGGCGATTCATGGCAAAGAAAACATTGGCCGCCCACACGAACATGGACATGGCGATCATCAGCGGTATGCCGGTCCAGGCCAGTTCCAGTTTGGTAGAACCCTCAATGGGCACGGCGTGCGGGTGCCTGGAGCGGCGATAGCGAATGGCGAAGAAAATCAACATCGCGGTGATGAGGATGGTGAAGAAGGCGGAAACCGCGAGCAGATAGAAATAGAGATAATCCACGCGCGTCGCCATGGTGGACGCCTGGTCGGGAAAGAGCGGAAGGTCGAAGCCCACGGTTATCCCCCCGCTCCCATGCGCGAATGCGCCGCGTCGCGACGGAGCATGACGAAGATGAACGTGCCCAGGATCAGTACCGTGGCGGCGCCCGCCAGACGGAGGATGTTCATGGCCACGGCGGTGTAACGTCCCGCGGTTGGATCGAAGTGGTAGCAATAGAGCAGCACCTGGTCCACCAGGTTGCCGATCTTGTTTTCGGAGGCTTCAACCAGTCCCAGGCGCAGGTCCTTGGGCGAGTACTCGATGCCGAAGCGGTACTGGGCGATGCGGCCCTCGGGCGTGAGCACCATGATGGCGCTGGCGTGAGCGTACTGGCCGGTCTTGGGGTCGTAGGCATAGCGGAAGCCGACGGCTTTGGCCAGCGCGTCGATGGACGGCTGCTCGCCGGTGAGGAAGTGCCAGCCCGCAGCGGCGCCAGAGCGGTGGTAGCGGGCGATGACCTCTTCCTTTTTCCGGGCGGCGTCGGCGGGCGTTTCGTGCGGGTTGATGCTCACGCTGACGATCTCGAAATCGCGGCCGGGCTCGAGCTTCAGCACGCTCAAGGCGCTGGTGGTGCCGCTAAGCACCTGGCTGCACAGCATGGGGCAGGTGTAATAGACGAGGGAGAACAGCACCGGCCGCTTGCCGAAGTACTGGCCGAGCGTGACCGAGCGTCCGGCTTCGTCGCGGAAGGCGAGATCGAGCGGCACGCTCTGGTCCAGCTTCTGGTCAATGCCCACCTGCTCAAGCAGCGGCGGGAGCGCGGACTGTGGCGGACCGGTGTCCGGCTGCTGCGCCGGCAACGCGGGAGAGAGAACCAGAACCATCACCAGCATGCGGATTGCGGACTGTAGAGACACGTTCATTTCGTTTTCTGCGTTTCCTGCGCTTGCGGCCGCACGGGCAGACCACGCTCGGCGGTCAGCTCGATGGCGCGCTCGATAGGGATCCATACGACGCCGGCCTTCGGGTCCACCCAGCCATAGGTCGCGAGCTTGCGCTGTTCCGTGAAGCGGAAAAGATCCAGTTCGGCGACCGCGTTGGACTGCAGGCGCGGTTGCGGGAACTCCGCGACCGGATCGCGCGGACCGGGCGAGGGCGGCTGCTTCCGGCGCATCTCGGAGAGGATGGGATCCTCTTCCGGATCGCGGCGCCCGGCAGCGCGGTCGAGATACTGGAACTGCGCCCACAACACGGCCGATATGACTACGGCGGCGATGAGCATGGCCACGCCAAACAGCAGGACGGGGCGGGCGCTGATGTCGGTCGCCTCGACGCGCGGCGTTTCCTGCGAATTGGGCTCAGTGGGCTGCATGTTCGGATTCCAATACGTCCTTCAGGCGTGGGTCGTAGAGCGGCACCAGAGGCCGCCCACGCAACTGCCAGACAAAAGCAAACATCCAGATGCCGCCGATGCCGACCGGGGCGGCCACGTCCAACCAGTGGAACTGAACGCCGTGCTGCGCCTCCGGGAAATTGGGCGCAACCATCCAGAACAGGTCCACCAGGCGCACGGCCAGCAGAAGGATGGCCACGCGCACCAAACGCCGCCCATGCCGCTTGAGGTCGCGTGAAAGCAGCAACAGAAAGGGGAGGGCGAAGTGGAACAGGATCAGCGCGAGCGCCACGAACTGCCAGCCGGCATCCAGGCGGCGAATGTACCAGGGAATTTCCTCGGCCAGGTTTCCCGACCAGATGATGAGGAACTGCGAGAAGGCGAAGTACGCCCACAGCATGACGCAGGCCAGCATGAGCTTGCCCAAATCGTGGAAATGGTCGGGACGCATGATCTCCGACATGGGCCGGTATTTGGTGAGCAGGACGCCCATGGCGATGACGAAGCACATGGCGCTGATGCCCTGGCCGGCCATGAACAGCATGCCGTAGATAGTGGAGAACCAATGCGGGTCGAGCGACATCACCCAATCCACGGCGGCGAAGGTGACCGTGAGGCCGTAAAGCAGGAGGCCGGGGCCGCTGATGAACTGCAAGCGGGCGCGCACCAGAACGTCGTCGCTCTTATCCTGACGTTCGGACCAGACGGCGAGCAGGCGCGACCACAGCAGCCACACGGCGAAGTAGAAAGCCGCGCGGGCGAGGAAGAATCCGGTGTTCAGATAAGCAGCCTTGTGGGCGAGCAGGTGGTCCTGCGCGACGCGGTCCGCATGGGTCCACTCATAGAGCCGGCCCATGCCCATCACGACCGGCAGGAAGAGCACGGCCATGAAGAGGAAGACGCGAGTGCTGGAGGCGGCCTCGAGCACGCGGCGGATCACCAGCCCCCAGCCTCCGCCGGAGAGATGCTGCACCAGCAGAAAAGCGAAGCAGCCGAGACTGATGCCCAGCCACAGCATGTAGCCCACGAGATAGGAGCGGAAGAACCTGTCGGCGTTCATCCCCCAGCCGATACCGCACAACACCAGCACCGCGGCGCCGATGATGAGCGAGCGCTTCTGGATGGACTCCAGGACGGGTGGCGGGGTGAAGTCCAGGTTCGCGAAGCGTGGGGCGGCGCTCATCGCGAATTACCTCCGGGAGTGGCGGCTGGCTGGGCTTCGGGCGTCGGCGTCATGCCCTCGCCACGGGTCTGTTCCAATCGCCTGCGTTCTTCCGCAGGAACATCCTCGAGCGTGGCGGCCTGGCTCAACTGGAGGGCGCGAATATAGGCGGCGACGGCCCAGCGGTCCTGGGGCGTGACTTGCGGGGCGTAGTCGGGCATGGCGCCGAAGCCGCG
This window harbors:
- the ctaD gene encoding cytochrome c oxidase subunit I, with the translated sequence MSTAVTTAESIHRRRHYLNADYGIRSWLLTTDHKRIALLYLFSITFFFALGGLFAVLIRLELLTPAGDMMTSDTYNKVFTMHGIMMVFFFLIPSVPATLGNFLIPMMIGARDLAFPKLNLASWYLFMVGGMFAMYSVVTGGIDTGWTFYTPFSTTYSNTKVIPAALGILIAGFSSIFTGLNFIVTVHRMRAPGLTWFRLPLFVWANYAASLIMVLGTPVLAITIVLVFLERAFHIGIFDPRLGGDPILFQHLFWFYSHPAVYIMILPSMGVMSELISAFSRKRIFGYTFVAFSSVAIAVFGFLVWGHHMFVSGQSVYAAMVFSILSYLVAIPSAVKVFNWTATLYKGSVSYQTPMLYAFGFLGLFTIGGLTGLFLAALGVDVHVTDTYFVVAHFHYIMVGGVIMGYLGGLHFWWPKITGRLYPEGWAKLSALVIFLGFNLTFFPQFVLGYLGMPRRYHAYPEEFQVLNVMSSAGASILAVGYLLPLFYLLWSMRYGPEAGPNPFDARGLEWQMASPPPTHNFEQVPIVSEEAYAYHTAQEVPVAG
- the coxB gene encoding cytochrome c oxidase subunit II translates to MGFDLPLFPDQASTMATRVDYLYFYLLAVSAFFTILITAMLIFFAIRYRRSRHPHAVPIEGSTKLELAWTGIPLMIAMSMFVWAANVFFAMNRPPRGALEIYAVGKQWMWKFEHVGGQREINELHVPVDRDVKLTMISQDVIHSMFFPAFRVKQDVLPNRYTTIWFRPTKVGRYHLFCAEYCGTKHSGMIGHVVVMEPAQYQVWLAGGAQGGSLTASGERLFRELACDTCHRPDTGARGPDLAGLFGKPVKFAAGGSAVADETYIRESITNPAAKVVEGYQPIMPTFQGQISEEGLLQLVAYIKSLQTQKPAEAPGAPPAAAAPPPRGTQ
- a CDS encoding cytochrome C oxidase subunit IV family protein; the protein is MSGHVVPLKVYFAIFATLMVLTAVTVRVAFINLGPFNAAVALGIATTKAVLVILYFMHVRYGSKLTWVVILAGFFWLGILLALTMTDYITRSLPHLPT
- a CDS encoding SCO family protein; amino-acid sequence: MNVSLQSAIRMLVMVLVLSPALPAQQPDTGPPQSALPPLLEQVGIDQKLDQSVPLDLAFRDEAGRSVTLGQYFGKRPVLFSLVYYTCPMLCSQVLSGTTSALSVLKLEPGRDFEIVSVSINPHETPADAARKKEEVIARYHRSGAAAGWHFLTGEQPSIDALAKAVGFRYAYDPKTGQYAHASAIMVLTPEGRIAQYRFGIEYSPKDLRLGLVEASENKIGNLVDQVLLYCYHFDPTAGRYTAVAMNILRLAGAATVLILGTFIFVMLRRDAAHSRMGAGG
- a CDS encoding cytochrome c oxidase subunit 3 family protein, producing MQDSHTTAAHHPAFQHHFETMEQQRQASTLGMWLFLITEILFFGGMFTVYLVYRNWYFASFAAGSLTLDVTLGTFNTVVLIGSSLTMALAVHGAETGKRGMLVGFLILTILLGATFLGVKAVEYTHKFEEHHVPGPSFRFGSEELRHFHEEATMLRSTQIHGVELGEVQLFFSLYFAMTGMHALHMIIGIGVLSVLVWKARHGRYSPEYFAPVEYAGLYWHFVDIVWIFLFPLLYLITRHVGVHP